The proteins below come from a single Chitinophaga pinensis DSM 2588 genomic window:
- a CDS encoding retropepsin-like aspartic protease translates to MKSVFLSLCLALCIPFALFSQSAKNEIPFSLLPSGHILVKAKVDGLDGNFIFDTGAGITVFTKTFFDKLKQVTREDGGYTGFRATGERLDIALFRVKSFEFGSLKKTDEEISYVDANLGGIDGIISLKLVESLPFTIDFDKKVIRFESAQTLADIRKKAKTVPVQLEQSRGKSLTIFSYFKINDTLNLQLSLDSGAGKDVFRLNAKYLQQLGVDINDSLHVKQFAKKSEIDTNHVSHIYLTTLSSIASAKEPAVGRKDFPVQFLEGLIYDGIIWINWFGQKITFDLDKKVLLVQR, encoded by the coding sequence ATGAAATCAGTATTCCTTTCACTATGCCTGGCCCTTTGTATACCATTCGCCTTGTTTTCCCAATCAGCTAAAAATGAAATCCCCTTTAGCTTATTACCTTCCGGCCACATTCTCGTGAAAGCAAAAGTAGACGGTCTGGACGGTAACTTTATCTTTGATACCGGCGCAGGGATCACCGTATTCACCAAAACATTCTTTGACAAACTGAAACAGGTAACACGGGAAGATGGTGGTTATACCGGCTTCAGAGCAACGGGAGAAAGACTGGACATTGCACTGTTCAGGGTAAAAAGCTTCGAATTTGGCAGTCTGAAAAAGACAGACGAAGAGATCAGTTATGTAGATGCTAATCTGGGTGGTATCGATGGTATCATTTCTCTGAAGCTGGTTGAATCCCTGCCATTTACCATCGACTTTGACAAAAAAGTGATCCGTTTTGAATCCGCCCAGACCCTCGCTGATATCAGAAAAAAGGCGAAGACTGTTCCGGTACAACTGGAGCAATCCCGCGGGAAATCACTCACAATATTCTCTTATTTTAAGATCAATGATACCCTGAACCTCCAACTGTCCCTGGATAGCGGAGCAGGAAAAGATGTATTCAGACTGAATGCAAAATACCTTCAACAACTGGGAGTGGATATCAACGACTCCCTCCATGTAAAGCAATTTGCAAAGAAAAGCGAGATTGACACCAACCATGTATCACACATCTATCTTACTACTTTAAGCAGTATCGCTTCCGCAAAGGAACCTGCAGTAGGCAGAAAAGACTTTCCTGTACAATTTCTTGAGGGATTGATCTATGACGGTATTATCTGGATCAACTGGTTTGGTCAGAAAATCACTTTTGACTTAGATAAAAAAGTATTGTTAGTACAACGTTAA